CAAGCAGAGCTATCCAGTTTGCTGTGGGAATAATTACTTCAAGGGTGAATATAATTTGGTGAATATAATTTGGATCACCTTCAATCTGGAAACAATGCCTTCCAACTCTTTGCAGCGCCTTCTTTGAACATTGTATGCCGCTTTTGCTTCTTCATAAGTGCTGACACTGACACCATCCCAGTTCCTATTATCTGAAGCTTCCATTCCACTCATCATCCTGCCAGTATCACTCTTCGATGAATGATAGCCATTTTGTGTTGCCTTGAATTGGAACAAGTCCTCCTGAGAATTTTCTTTCTTTAACTCTGCAACAAGCATCCACATGTTTGCCAGTTCATTTTCCAAATCATGCTCATGGCATTTTGCATCTTCAATAACCTTTAGAAGTTCACTCTCTCTTCGGGCCCTTTGGGACAATGTGTCCTCTAACACAGCCTCCCTCTGACAGCTAGCAACCAACTCTTTCTGCAGCTCCTCTACAAAGATTCCATTCTCCTGATCACGGCGTTTTGTGTCACTCTGGATACTGCTCCTTGTTTGATCTTTTGCTGCAGCTAAATCTGCATTCAGCTTTGCATTTTCATAAGAAAGCCTCGTAACTTCTTCTGCCAAGTTCTTTAGTTCAACTGCAGCGGCAGCTGCCAATTCTTTAGCATAGGATGATTCTTCAGCCAGCTTTTGACTGTGAATTTCCAGCCCATCTTTCTCTTCTGCCAACCTCAGCTTGTCTAGCTTCAAATTCTCGATTTCTGCAGCCTGCAGCATCGATTTCTTGGTTTTCAGGTAACAGATAATCAAAGAATATGAATGCAGACAGACTAAATTATCGGTGATGAACTTAGGGGCATATTAATTTTACCTGCAAGAGCACTTGAGATTTCAGTGGTGACTCCGTATGATCTTCAGTTGTTCTAGAGGGCATTTTTGAATGACTTGCAACTTCATTTGCCAGATCCCTAGGATTGCTGCTTGTACTTGATGGCTCACTTGACTGCATACTAGCCACATTATCCTCGTTTTTGGCAGTCTTCAACAGATTATCAATTTCTTGCCTCAGTTGAGCAACTGTTTCTACGAGTTCTGCATTTTCTGATACCTATTTGGGTACAAAAAGTGAAATCGAATTGATCTGTTGAACAGCGATTAGATAATAAGTCCCACCCTCTGCTCACCTTTGCTTGTAGCTGGTCCTGAAGAATTCTATTATCTGCAGACATGATCTAGACAAACCACCGAACCAGAAAGAGAATGGTAATTATCCAAACATAAATATCATATGAAGAAACGACTATTAGCTAACATGTGCACTAGAACAAACCTCCAACTCAAATGTCTTCTCGCTCAATTGTGTGCTTAACTTTGAAAAGGTCTGTGAGAACATCAGATTACACGAAATATTCAGATCATTGACATAGATAATGGCCATCAAAACACAAAATATTCTAGCATACCATCAGCACATAGAATGGAGAGCAAAACGATCAAGGGAAAAAGGGTAGACATACTTAAAACAAAAACATAACTACAATATGCCCAAACATCAATCTTTATGAAGTTGGCACCAGCCAATCAAAGATAGAATTAAACCTCCTGGTTTATCATGTAGCCATTTAACAAGTATTACCTGGGACATTTCAGTCCTAATAGCTGGGTCTTCGGTAGTTTCCAATGATTGCGCCATACGCTGCTCCAGCACACGTATATGCGATTTCTTTTCGTCAATttcatttttcaatttttcaatttGTTCCTGCAGAAAGgggataataaaaaaaaacactaagtGCCTTTTGAAATGTATTATAGTTGAGGCTAACCAAGCTGCCGAAGAAACATGATTACAAAAGAATAGGTCAGAAAGGATTATGACATAGGTTTACCTGAATTTGTGAATCATCAGGATTGTTTGCAGCTTGCTCTGACAACCTTTTGAGTGAGCTTGTACAAAGTGCAACTTCCCCAGCCAGCATTTTAACCTGCTCTTGAAGAAGATCAATTTGATCCACGATAGTTGTTCCACTCTATACATGTAGCATGTCAGTCAGTGTCAAAATCAGTGAATATAGCAAAACCTACCAAAACAGGTAGGAGTCACTGGGTCAGATATGCACCACTGGAATCAAAATTCCATCTCAGCATCAGACCCAAATCCAAAGTCGCACAGCTAACTTTAGTGTGGAAATTGAACTGCAATGCCCTCAATGAGCAACAGGCCCAGAAGGTCAGAATGGAGGCCTGCAGGCCCCCCAAAAGGCGCTATCCTCTAGCAAAGCATCGATCCTGGACCTACCATGCTACATTACAATCTTCCACATTCCTTTCGTATTCCAGAAGAGAGCTTGATCCAACCAACAGACCAAGCAGCTAGTTGAGGGAAGGCTTGAACGAAATGTTGATAACTCGATATGGAAGTGGAAAGCAAAGTCTATTGAGAGAAAGAGGTGAAAGTGAAACTCATAAGAGTGTACCAGTTAGAAATCTGACTCACCGGAAGATGGTGCCGTGCTCTAGATGCAGCACTAAATAAATCACCTGCTTGAGTCCTCCCTGGAAAAGAATCAGTAAGTGCTGGGTCATCTCCTTTCCTAGTCATAGATTTTCTTCGACCATCCTTCAGGTCAAGAAGCGGGTGTTTTTGTTGCGATGATCTAGAAAAGGAAGGTGAGCCGCTGGCTGTGCTTTCACTGTCTACACTAGTCGACAGTCCTGACAGTTGATCTGACTTCTGCATAAGTTAAGTTACAACGTTAGaccattcaaaaaaaattacaaaattaaatattaattcaGATAAATTTCTATAGATAATTACTCTGGGTTAAGAAATTCTTGATAACTCATCAAGCTATATCACCACTAAAAATTTCAGTTGAGCAGTTAGCTGCACCGAACAAGTGGGAACAATGTACTAGCTGAGTGCTCATGAAATGAACATCAAGTAGATGATAACATAAACTTAaactaaaaaagaaacaaaataatcCTGAGTCTCCTTACATGCAAAGCtgaccacttttttttttaagaactcaACGGAAGACCAAGATGGCCCACCTTGAAACTCATTTCTTTTCTCATTAAACTAGCGCATTAAAGCTATCATGCACAAAAGAGTAACATTGAGCGTCCTGCAAGCAAGCCGTAGGTAATAAATTTATGAGACACATAGATGATCCCATGTATCATAAAGGATCTTCCAAGACATCCATATATAAGTAGACCCATCCGAAGAAAATCCTCCAGGTTTGAAACGATTTAAGTGGAAATAAGTATAGATAGGATCATAGGAATGTGAGTCCTTCACATAGCTTGACATGATTTGATCTCTGCAAGCAAGAGGCTCAGATTCACCAATTTTGGTGTAGGTACTTTTGGATGACTTCTTTGCACCCAAACTAGAAGAGAACAAACATTTATGTAGCAGGCACCTCCAAACAACTTTCATTAGAGATAAGGAAGCACAAACTGATAGGATACAAACCAATATTATCTCTACTCAATTCTAATGATCAGATATTAGCTagtcttatttaatttattcaaatacttgGTTTATTCTTGCAGCTGAAGATGATCTGGCACTAGAATTCTAAACCTTGCCCCCAGGACGTTGACAACAACACAAGCATTTACAGCTTTAGCAGGACTACTAGCCTTTATTGCACCTGACCAAAAGAGTATATTTTTATTTCACATTTTTTGATATAAATAAAGTACTAAGCAAGTAAGTCCAATTTATTCATGATATTTTGCTTGATACCACTGCAAAGATCACCAAGTTGGAAAATACCATAACATGTGTTGCAACGATCACAAAGCCACCTACGACAGTTTCCAATTCACACATCTTTGAGATGTACTTATCTAATTTTCTAATATTCGAAATATGGTTGAACTATATTATtcaatttaatcaaatttaactGGAGGTAGCATGTATGAAACAGACACTTTTAATAATAGACTGGTTCAAGACATATCCAATAAAGCCACCTATAatcctttttaaaaatatacagGCAGAATTGTCTGCCGTTGCAAGCGCAAAACCTTTTGCTAGGTGAAAACAGAAAATGGAACTGAGCAGCATAGACTGCCTCTCTTCGTTGTATTTATAATCCATAGAGAAAATCACCTTTAGTTTGAACCAACCAAGCATTCCCCGTCTGCGATTCCTTCTATCAAACCTCAGTGACTCATCAGGATTGTTAGAATCAAGTTTTCCTTCAACAGAAAACTCTGAATCGAGACTAACATCATCATCCTCCATGGAGTACTCCCGCTTCCGATCAGGCAAATAAGCAAGCTACAATTAAGATAGAATTCAGGTACTCCAATGCAAGAGTAGTGCTTTGTTCAGTGGCAAAACCAAAATGCATTTTTTCCATGCTCCAATCAGTTTAATATTTAACCATTTCAGCTAAATATCTGTTCTCATTGCACAGATAACAATTTTTCAGGCTCTATTCAGTTTAATGAGTGATGACTACCCATTTCAGCTAAATATGACTAAGAACAGATCAGTTCTTTGTTGCACATAGAACAGTTTTTCAGTCCATTCAGTTTGATGCTTTGCAAATTTTGTACTATGTAGTTTACACACATACATTATGTGTTCTTAGAACAGACCTCCCTCATGATATCGTTGAGTAGTTCTGAAGTTGTTAGGAGGTACCAGAACATCACCTCATAAATAGTGGGTTTCTATTATCTTGGAAACCGTTTTAGCTAAATTATAATGCAAAAGGAGCTAGTAGGTTGTGTATTAGTAAGTGGCAAGGTGCAAAATCACATCATATAATCCCAATGTTACATGTAGCAGTAAAAGCTACAACAAGATAAGAAATTTTACCATGATAAGAAAACGGAGATACATCAGAAAAGAGGTATCACTATCATATTTTTTCACACCTGCACTATTTCTAAATTCTAGAACACTTGTTGCAACTCAGTaactcttcttttttcaagAGAAAACTTAATGCTGTAATTCTTAAAAGATATTGCTCTAAGCTGAACTAAAAGAATAAGATGATGCAGCCAAacaaagaaggaaaaagagcTTGGGTTTATAAACCTCATCTTCCCCAAATGAATGCCGTCGACGGAGGCTAGCCTTTCCTGAAACATTTGAGGATATGGAACTTTTCGTTGATACCAATATCAATTTTGTTAACCTCTGAATTCTACCCATCAATGCAGCTtttgcttcttcctcctcttctagcCTTGACTGGAGTTTCACTTGACCAGCTTCAAGCTATCACGCAGAAAGAATAAAAAGTAGAACTAATCATCTTGGATGCAACGATGGCCATCAAGGTAATAGCAAGAACTAATCCAAAGGTACAAGGGATGAATTCAATCTCCCAGTCCTTGGATGCTATCTAGCACAATATTGTATAGAATATATTCACCTGCAGGTCATAAAAGCTAACTTATCTGACAAAGatggtaaaaaaaagaaaacaaacctgCAGTTTTAAGCTAACAAGATCCTCTTGATCTGTTGGAGGAATGTACCCATTACCCATCATACCACGTCTTAGTTGCTGCAGCTCTTCTTTCAAGCAGGTTATCTCTTTTTGATACTTCTTTATCAAAGACTTCTCATCAATTATCTGATAAGATAAATGCATAAACATCAGTAATAAGCAATTAAGCACCATATAGTATAATGATTCTTACCTTATTTTGAGAAGCCTTTATTTCTATATGCTTGCTCCTGTGGGCAAATTTTAATGTATTATGTGTCTCTTCACTGTTGCTGGAAGCAGGGGTAACTGTGCAAATAAGCTGTAACAAAGATAAAATTCAGAAAGTAGTAAGCATATGTTTCTGTAGGTTTGTGGCCCCACACAAATATGTGGGAACTCTTTATGGCAGGATATATGTGGAAACTTCACGAAGAATTAAAGATTCACTCACAGAAATGCGCCCATGCCCACTAAGAGAGGACTGAAGTAAGCGTGTGAGCTTTGAGTCTCTATAAGGAATATGGGTAGCCTTACCATCTGTAAGTTTAGCAATTACCTGCAGGAAAATTCCATTGTTAATTTAGGACAAGAACAAAAACTAAGTGAACAAAAATGTGACCATTTCTTATCAATTCCTGGAAGCTAATCATATTTGACAACTAAAGTGCTGTTTCACATGGCAGTGTTTTTCAAATGCACATTTTGCCACCTTCTGGATGTTGGAATTAGTTGAAAGTATCATTTTTAAGGCATGGCATCATTCCTACTGGAActagtaaaaatatatatagctagcaaTCAGGTAAAAAATGCATGGAAAAATGGTAGCAATATTTGTGAAACGGGCCATTTCCTGCAAGTTAATCCAGGGAGACTTGGTAAAGCTCAATGAAATAGGTCATAAAGTTCATAAAATCGTTCAAAAAGGAACTCCATAACAGCATGAAATACTTACAGTTCCAAGGGTGAGCAGACTTTTGTTTATGTATGAACCTTCTTTGCGTCGTAATCCAGTTGTTTCAGTCTTGGAACTCTCAGACCCAGCAAGATCAATCAAATTCTGATGAAAGCATGAAGATACAGAGGTTTCAACCTAAGTATCATATACCTATAGACAATGCTTAAGACGATTGAATGAAACTATAAGTAAACTGGAAAGAGGCATTACCAACTGAGACAATTTGACTTCTCCTTCATCATTCTCACCAGAGGGGCTACTCTCAATAGTCTGCGTAGTGTTAGAGTCTAAAGTTAAGCAATTCTACCTCAGCAAAAACTTTATGTATGAATGGAGCAACCTAACACCACcacccagagagagagagagagagagagagagagagagcgagggaGGGTACCAATGTGAAGATAGTATGGCTCCGACTGCTGACAAGATTGAAGTTGTTTGAGCCAACATGTCTATGCTCTGCCAGAAAGCAATGGCATCTGTAACTAAGTTCAAGTTTAACAATTTCAACGTATATGAAGATATAACATTCAAGGAAATGCCAGGagtccaaaaaaaataacatggcaCGCAcacatggagaaaaaaaatatataaatgcaTTCTTGGAGAGCACCTTATACTGTGGGTTTGAAATTTATGCAAGataaaaaatagcaaaaagtTATCTCCATGTAACTGAATAAATCATTGGGGTGCAACTAATGATATTTGAGGGAACGAAAAAAGGATGTACAGTAGAAAGAAATAAGTACCTTCGCCAGATGCTATTAGAGAGAGTGCATGTGCAGGTGATAAAACAACCTCTTCTTTTATCCCTTCCACATAAGTTCCCTGAGTGAATAAAAGAATGAGGGTACAGTGTATTGGTTACAACACTCTTTTTAGAGAGGAATCAGAAATGagttaaaaaaaggaaacaaatcAATCAATAGGCGTAGTAAACCAAGAACTTTTAAGTGAAATATGCAACAATCAGTGTTAAGAAcgtaaaataaaaaatcatatagTTTGACTTGTTTTTCTGTGTAACATTAATGGACATGATTGTGTGATCATAAAATATATTGCATCAAACGTTAGGTACCTGTGCATCTTCTCGAATTCTGAGATTTTGTCCAATTGGATCAAGTAAATCGTTGATAACCTAGAAGTGATCAAGGCAACAAAAAGAGTGAGCGCAAGTTATGGATCACATGACTTCAAACTTATACGAATACGGATTGGAAACATATTGGCTTCTACAGGGTAAGTAAGTACTAAATAGGTAACACATCTTTGCACATTAGTGTGAAACAAAGACAGGGCTTGGCAATAGAAGTACCTCATTGTATATTTCAAGATATGAAACTCGTAGAAGAAATTCTCGTCCAGGTGTCTGAGgtgaacaaaaaaataatattgtcATACGATCCCAACCATTTTAATTGTTCACAGAGAAATGAACAGATTACATCTTGAATAATGCTGAAAACATCCTTCACTGCCAATGGGATAATTCCAGGTGATTTTTGTTCCCCCTGTAATTCGAGTGTgtcgtaaaaaaaataattggtaATTAAATTGAAGCGAtagtcattaaaaaaatatacacagGATACTAGCTATATGAAATAGAGATGTCTCGCGTTTAATGAATAAGAACACATTGGCATGTATTAGATGCATGAAAGAGAACAGATGCATAAGCATAACAACGGTACTGATACTTACATGCATGGTGTGAGTTTTACCGCTACTAGTTACACCATACGCAAAAACAGTGCCTACAAGGAACAGAACAATATTACTGAACTGAATAAACTACATATACTAGAGTAAGAGACAAAAATAAACATCATCAACTACCAATGCTTTAAGTCCTAGCAAAAAGTAGAGGCCAAGTTTGTCAGGATTATGATCTGTCTCATAATATCCTAAAATATTATCAGTGAATTCTGGTTCTGATGACACTTAGGCACAGAATGGTATAATGATGTTCCTATGTGTTACAATCTTCATATAACGACGTTATCAAATTATCTTGCATTCCTGCCATTGTAACTATAATCTGATCCTACCAACACAAAAATAATCCTACCTAGGGCCCTCATCTCAGCAGCCTTGGGAGATGATTTCTTTCAAAGAGGAGGGGGTAAAGGTGGCATCGGAATCCTGATATTTACGACTTGGAAATGTTCATAGCTATGTAACAATGGACAGTTCCTAGTTCAGTAACTTTGCACTTACGGTTTGAAAGTATTTAGTACTATGTTTTAAGAACCAAAAGGAGACTTGAAAGTACCATTGATTCCTTCCATAGCACCACTTACAACATGCTGAGCAGCAATATCATATACATGACGAGTAGTAGTAGCAGGGCCAAAAACTTTATCTGAAAAGGTGAACACATACAACAAAAATGGTTTTAATAAACTGCAGAGATATCACATGTCACCAGTTGTAACTTGTAAATTCTAGGGCTCTCATCCTTTTGTTGGGAACAGAGTctggcctgtttgggggagcttctagcagctgcagcttctcctagaatctccagttgctagaagctcccccaaacagtccagctttttacccagattctgagaatctgtagttgtaAAATctggaaaatgaactagaagccagcttctccagattctcaccagctagcttctcagcagctgcttctcagaatcttaagctctcCCAAACAGACCCTCAGTATCATAACACTCAGATTCAAAACAATAACATATTAACTTCTTACCGCCTGATGCACTTGTACTAACGATCATGCAAGTTTCATCATGATCTGGTGCTCTTGATCTTGCATTCTATATAGCAACCTTGACCAACCAAAGTAAGACATATTATACAGCTACAATGCCGCCATGTCATTCTTCCCATGTGCAGCCTAAGTAGTTTTTCTATGTTGTACTACCAGAATATATTGCTGTAACAATCTACCGCTGAAACTGATAATACTCATTTACGGTATGCCTCGATTCCACTAGAGCCAGCTTTTAATTGCCAAGTAATGTCATCCTCATTTCCAAAAGGAAATCCCATATTAGATTGCTTCCTTCCCTCCTTTTATGGAGTACAACTGCTTATCATCATTTCGAATGTTTTATATAGGATGAGTTGAAGATCACTAACCAAAAGCATAGGCGATACTCGGATTGTACTCGTTGCGCACCATGTTGTCGCCGTTGGCGTACCACGCCACCTCGTCCCCCTTGTTGATCTCTCTAGGACTACACCACGAAACACGGAGACACCGTGACGACCAAAAACCCAACAAAGCCCAGGGGACTCCCATACCCACAGAGCGATcgaaccagcagcagcagcgcaccTGAGGGGCCGGAAGCGGACGGTGACCATGATGTTCTCCTTGGCATTGGCCGCGTCCACCGCCGCGACGGGCGGCGCCCTCCCGGCCGCCCTCGAGGAGGCCGACGAGGGCGTCGTCGGCCTCCCGGAGGACGGGGTGGTGGACCGCGCGAACGCCGCGGAGGGGGTGGTGGGCCGGCCaccggcggacgacgacgacggggtagtgggccggccaccgccggcggcggaggaggaggaggaaggcgtcGAGGGTCGCCCCCCCGACGACGTCCTCGCCGGAGGaggatgcgccgccgccgccacccccgccccgccccccgccgccgacgtgcgGCGGGATCGGAACGGGGAGATGCTGGCCCGCCCcggcctcgacgacgacgacattgCGGCGGCGGAGCCCCGGGGTAGGTAGGTGcggggcggcggctagggtttgggcgaGCACGAGGTTGGTTTGCCGCGAGCTCGTGGGCTTCTCGCTTTGGCTAGGCaggcagccgtcgtcgtcttcctcggagGGGCGCCTGGGTCACCGTGGCGTCTTTTGTCGATTTGGGTTTGTGCCGCCTTTTTGGTGCTTTGGTCTAAAAAGCGCTCAAGTTTTCTGTGGGGGTTTGGGGGGGTTTGACCACCGGAGGTGCGCTTACCGCCGTCTTTATCGGGATCGCAACGTCTAACGAGCAGCCtcgttgttttcattttttctaaaaaaaaaaagatattcgTAGTAGCAACGTGTTCAGGGACCACAGGTAGAGTCATCCACATCGTTGAGCTTGGAGAACGAGTAGCATTTGTTAGTGACTGATATTTATCTACATGtgttgaaaataaaaatgcagTGAAAACATAGGCGGCTCGTTCACCACATATAATTATCACTTATTTGAATTAGTGAAAAATAGAAAATGGAGTGAGGGGTTATTTTATATTCTGCTGGTTAGGTTTTATGGGTGGGTGACGAGTTCACTGTCAGGGTTACAGATAAGGCATATCCTCTACCCTTAGATATACGCTATACAGCAATATGGTATATCTGCGCGTGTACAGACGTTCTCTGTATACgctaaggaaattcatcacgaAGTCCATCGATGGTCGTCACTGTATCGtgcagggtccgatgtctccgagttctacttggaaaccgcctgacctgcgatataaaaatGACCCCCTGGGAGGACCTAAAACATCAAATCTCATAGCCAAGATAACCACCATAGCCTatgaagccggagcctacaggagccaagtcgtcgggtgatctagtcgaatcaactcgactatgatctcgtcggtatcatcgagttccattattccctttgtaatttgtgacttccatcatataatcccatatcaactggattagggctattgcctattaaggggcctgaaccagtataatctctgttttctgtttgcttgatgtcgtattacgtagatcctcgtaccagcataccccaataccctctatatccggtctacaaGTATCCTCCGTCGACATTCACTACATGCATTGTGTAAGGTTTAATGTCACATGTAGCCCAAGGTTGCTACATCTTATATTGAACgagtttgatcaagttgatCACTACTTATTTGGTTTACAGTTATACTTGTGGTAagattctctcttttctcttggCACCACACCTCATGAACTTTAAATAAggtgtggcaaaaaaaaattgcaaatgaCAACCTTAGTATACCAACCAAAAAATCGGTAGTCACTATCCATTAAAATTACGATAGATCACCTCGTAGTAAAGGTTTGCTTCCTCGAACAAAATGAACCATACGTGAATGTCGGTATCTTCACTCTTTATAATTATAGTTGCATGCatagcatcttttattttcACACTAATATGTTGCACGATCTAATCTTATTTTCGCATTCATAAATCTCTACTTCGTCATAgtcaaacacaaaaaaaaaaacacaacaaaCTGTAACCGATTGAAAACTACTCCTAATTGCGCAATGGTTGTTTAATTAAACCAGCACATGGCATCCTAATCGTTTCTGACTTTGCAATGCATTTACTCCGTAAACAATACGCACAGTTCATGGACATATAAACACGGTAATCCTACAGCACTACAGCAGTGTACCGTAATACAAGTAGTGCTGTGCAGTAGCATTTCCCTGTAGATAGAAAAGAAGTCGAAATCGATTTGGGTCAATTTGGGCGGGAGAGAAGCGGTAAGCACGCTTACCATCACCGGGAAAGTGACAGGAGACACGAGAGAACCTGCGCCTAGCGTGGGGGGAGAGGCTCTTTGAAGTTTGTATGTAATTTTGGGCACTTGGCTCGCTCCACCACAAAAGCAGCGGGCTCCCTCGATACCCGGCACGTGGCCACCACGTGAGACCCTGCCGCTGCGACCACCACTTGCCCAGCGTCATAGCATAGCCCCCATGCCCCATCACTCACGAACGCCTAGTAATCAATGTCTTAATCCAATCCACTGCTGCCCTTAATGGCGTCCCGTTAGCAAAAACCCTGTAGACTCTCTCCTGCGTGGTGGTGGCTCGGTGGGCGCCCACCAGGCAGCCACTCCGGCGCTCCCGATCTCGGTGGGCCGTACCCGGTGGCGCGGACTGTGGACCGGGTCCATGGGCCCAAGCACTGCACGGCACGGCAGTGCACCAAAAGATTCTTCGTGCCCGTAGCGGACAAAATCCAAGAGCACTCGCCGAACGGGAATTTACTCGTGCCCTGGCCCCTGTGGTGTGTGTGCTGCAGTCTGCAGATCTGCTGCCCCCGTGGTCGGGGGAGCATCTGGCTGGTACAGCTAAAAAAATGACAGGACGAGTAAAGCATAATAAGTAAAGAATAGTATtaaaatgtttttctttttggtttctCGTCGAATTTGGTCCGCAAGTTCGGCTCAAATTTGCCTCTCTAGCCAGTCTGTTTTTTTATTCGAATACTCAGTTTCCAAATCCAATATGACTCGTGGTCAGGAAAAGCTTCATCTGGAATGATGACACAACGTTGGAGCAGGAAATTGGATTGTGTAGTGTTTCTCTCTTGATCCTACGAGCAAGATAAATAGCAGATTGGAATCATTTTAGCCAAGAACCGAGCGAACCTTCTGTTGAATCACAGTATCGAGTAAGTAGAACAGCTGACATGAACCTACAAATTGGGAGGTGGATGGGGTAGTAGAGTATATAGACCTTTCTGTAAAAGTGGTTGGCCACTTCAGCGATCTGGCTCATGCGCATCGCAT
This window of the Oryza sativa Japonica Group chromosome 4, ASM3414082v1 genome carries:
- the LOC9271714 gene encoding kinesin-like protein KIN-7E, chloroplastic isoform X3, producing the protein MHGEQKSPGIIPLAVKDVFSIIQDTPGREFLLRVSYLEIYNEVINDLLDPIGQNLRIREDAQGTYVEGIKEEVVLSPAHALSLIASGEEHRHVGSNNFNLVSSRSHTIFTLTIESSPSGENDEGEVKLSQLNLIDLAGSESSKTETTGLRRKEGSYINKSLLTLGTVIAKLTDGKATHIPYRDSKLTRLLQSSLSGHGRISLICTVTPASSNSEETHNTLKFAHRSKHIEIKASQNKIIDEKSLIKKYQKEITCLKEELQQLRRGMMGNGYIPPTDQEDLVSLKLQLEAGQVKLQSRLEEEEEAKAALMGRIQRLTKLILVSTKSSISSNVSGKASLRRRHSFGEDELAYLPDRKREYSMEDDDVSLDSEFSVEGKLDSNNPDESLRFDRRNRRRGMLGWFKLKKSDQLSGLSTSVDSESTASGSPSFSRSSQQKHPLLDLKDGRRKSMTRKGDDPALTDSFPGRTQAGDLFSAASRARHHLPSGTTIVDQIDLLQEQVKMLAGEVALCTSSLKRLSEQAANNPDDSQIQEQIEKLKNEIDEKKSHIRVLEQRMAQSLETTEDPAIRTEMSQTFSKLSTQLSEKTFELEIMSADNRILQDQLQAKVSENAELVETVAQLRQEIDNLLKTAKNEDNVASMQSSEPSSTSSNPRDLANEVASHSKMPSRTTEDHTESPLKSQVLLQAAEIENLKLDKLRLAEEKDGLEIHSQKLAEESSYAKELAAAAAVELKNLAEEVTRLSYENAKLNADLAAAKDQTRSSIQSDTKRRDQENGIFVEELQKELVASCQREAVLEDTLSQRARRESELLKVIEDAKCHEHDLENELANMWMLVAELKKENSQEDLFQFKATQNGYHSSKSDTGRMMSGMEASDNRNWDGVSVSTYEEAKAAYNVQRRRCKELEGIVSRLKGEDLRGLDVKVLEELQNFHVEALSKICQEKMANQVL
- the LOC9271714 gene encoding kinesin-like protein KIN-7E, chloroplastic isoform X1 is translated as MSSSSRPGRASISPFRSRRTSAAGGGAGVAAAAHPPPARTSSGGRPSTPSSSSSAAGGGRPTTPSSSSAGGRPTTPSAAFARSTTPSSGRPTTPSSASSRAAGRAPPVAAVDAANAKENIMVTVRFRPLSPREINKGDEVAWYANGDNMVRNEYNPSIAYAFDKVFGPATTTRHVYDIAAQHVVSGAMEGINGTVFAYGVTSSGKTHTMHGEQKSPGIIPLAVKDVFSIIQDTPGREFLLRVSYLEIYNEVINDLLDPIGQNLRIREDAQGTYVEGIKEEVVLSPAHALSLIASGEEHRHVGSNNFNLVSSRSHTIFTLTIESSPSGENDEGEVKLSQLNLIDLAGSESSKTETTGLRRKEGSYINKSLLTLGTVIAKLTDGKATHIPYRDSKLTRLLQSSLSGHGRISLICTVTPASSNSEETHNTLKFAHRSKHIEIKASQNKIIDEKSLIKKYQKEITCLKEELQQLRRGMMGNGYIPPTDQEDLVSLKLQLEAGQVKLQSRLEEEEEAKAALMGRIQRLTKLILVSTKSSISSNVSGKASLRRRHSFGEDELAYLPDRKREYSMEDDDVSLDSEFSVEGKLDSNNPDESLRFDRRNRRRGMLGWFKLKKSDQLSGLSTSVDSESTASGSPSFSRSSQQKHPLLDLKDGRRKSMTRKGDDPALTDSFPGRTQAGDLFSAASRARHHLPSGTTIVDQIDLLQEQVKMLAGEVALCTSSLKRLSEQAANNPDDSQIQEQIEKLKNEIDEKKSHIRVLEQRMAQSLETTEDPAIRTEMSQTFSKLSTQLSEKTFELEIMSADNRILQDQLQAKVSENAELVETVAQLRQEIDNLLKTAKNEDNVASMQSSEPSSTSSNPRDLANEVASHSKMPSRTTEDHTESPLKSQVLLQAAEIENLKLDKLRLAEEKDGLEIHSQKLAEESSYAKELAAAAAVELKNLAEEVTRLSYENAKLNADLAAAKDQTRSSIQSDTKRRDQENGIFVEELQKELVASCQREAVLEDTLSQRARRESELLKVIEDAKCHEHDLENELANMWMLVAELKKENSQEDLFQFKATQNGYHSSKSDTGRMMSGMEASDNRNWDGVSVSTYEEAKAAYNVQRRRCKELEGIVSRLKGEDLRGLDVKVLEELQNFHVEALSKICQEKMANQVL